One Streptomyces sp. B21-105 genomic region harbors:
- the argJ gene encoding bifunctional glutamate N-acetyltransferase/amino-acid acetyltransferase ArgJ, with the protein MSVTAAKGFTAAGIAAGIKENGNPDLALVVNNGPRRTAAGVFTSNRVKAAPVLWSEQVLGSGELTAVVLNSGGANACTGPRGFQDTHATAEKVAEVLEIGAGEVAVASTGLIGVLLPMDKLLPGIETAAGRLSEDGGENAAIAIKTTDTVHKTSVARGDGWTVGGMAKGAGMLAPGLATMLVVLTTDADVDGATLDKALRDATRVTFDRVDSDGCMSTNDTVLLLASGASEVTPPYEEFAAAVRTVCDDLGQQLIRDAEGASKDIKVEVVGAASEDDAVEVGRSIARNNLLKCAVHGEDPNWGRVLSAIGTTKAAFEPDRLNVAINGVWVCRNGGVGEDRELVDMRYREVHVVADLAAGNESATIWTNDLTADYVHENSAYSS; encoded by the coding sequence GTGAGCGTCACGGCAGCCAAGGGATTCACAGCGGCGGGCATCGCCGCCGGAATCAAGGAGAACGGCAACCCGGACCTGGCCCTCGTGGTCAACAACGGGCCCCGCCGCACCGCCGCCGGCGTCTTCACCTCCAACCGTGTGAAGGCCGCGCCCGTGCTGTGGTCCGAGCAGGTCCTGGGGAGCGGCGAGCTGACCGCCGTCGTGCTGAACTCCGGCGGCGCCAACGCGTGTACCGGGCCCAGGGGCTTCCAGGACACGCATGCGACGGCCGAGAAGGTCGCCGAGGTGCTGGAGATCGGCGCGGGCGAGGTCGCCGTCGCGTCCACCGGCCTCATCGGCGTCCTGCTCCCCATGGACAAGCTGCTGCCGGGGATCGAGACCGCCGCGGGCCGGCTCTCCGAGGACGGCGGCGAGAACGCCGCCATCGCCATCAAGACGACGGACACCGTCCACAAGACGTCCGTGGCCCGGGGCGACGGCTGGACCGTCGGCGGCATGGCCAAGGGCGCGGGCATGCTCGCCCCCGGCCTCGCCACCATGCTGGTCGTCCTCACCACCGACGCCGACGTCGACGGCGCGACCCTGGACAAGGCGCTGCGCGACGCCACCCGGGTCACCTTCGACCGGGTCGACTCCGACGGCTGCATGTCCACCAACGACACCGTGCTGCTGCTGGCCTCCGGCGCCTCCGAGGTCACCCCGCCGTACGAGGAGTTCGCCGCGGCCGTGCGCACCGTGTGCGACGACCTCGGCCAGCAGCTCATCCGCGACGCCGAGGGCGCCAGCAAGGACATCAAGGTCGAGGTCGTGGGCGCCGCGAGCGAGGACGACGCCGTCGAGGTGGGCCGCTCCATCGCCCGCAACAACCTCCTCAAGTGCGCCGTCCACGGCGAGGACCCCAACTGGGGCCGGGTGCTCTCCGCGATCGGCACCACGAAGGCCGCCTTCGAGCCGGACCGGCTCAACGTCGCCATCAACGGCGTCTGGGTCTGCAGGAACGGCGGCGTCGGCGAGGACCGCGAGTTGGTGGACATGCGCTACCGCGAGGTCCACGTCGTGGCGGACCTCGCGGCAGGCAATGAGTCTGCGACGATCTGGACCAACGACCTGACGGCCGACTACGTCCACGAGAACAGCGCGTACTCGTCTTGA
- a CDS encoding ferredoxin reductase family protein — protein sequence MTTTIAGGRAARRQTMRRIRPRRSPAVPLLIAVWAGAAGVLWLWWDNTPNIADDNSRILNAGRITGLLAGYLMALVVLQMARVPALERRVGSDRVARWHAMSGRYTLCLTFAHVFLIMWGYALQAGKSLGDIVSQTVDSVNQLPDMGKAAIGTGLLLLIGVVSIGPVRRKMPYDTWYHIHLMTYAAVFLTFWHQITTGNDFAVEPTAKTAWYALYGTVTALVVWYRVVTPLRLNLRHRMYVEAVIEETPGIVSVLIGGRKLHRMGAEAGQFFRWRFMAPGMRMSSHPYSLSAAPRPELLRITVKAIGDHSAALRELTPGTKVWAEGPYGAMTASRRSRGKVLLVAGGVGITPMRALFETLPGAAGDITLLYRANSTQDLALWDELAKIADERGARLMYAVNSPDGERPDISAESLQRKIPDIDGHDVFMCGPNGFAQGVYEALRGAGVPARRIHHESFEM from the coding sequence ATCGCCGGCGGCCGTGCCGCCCGCCGCCAGACGATGCGCCGCATCCGTCCGCGCCGCTCCCCGGCCGTGCCGCTGCTCATCGCCGTCTGGGCGGGAGCCGCGGGCGTGCTGTGGCTGTGGTGGGACAACACGCCGAACATCGCGGACGACAACAGCAGGATCCTCAACGCGGGCCGGATCACCGGCCTGCTCGCCGGGTATCTGATGGCGCTCGTCGTGCTGCAGATGGCCCGGGTGCCCGCGCTGGAGCGCCGGGTGGGCTCGGACCGGGTGGCCCGCTGGCACGCGATGAGCGGCCGGTACACGCTCTGCCTGACGTTCGCGCACGTGTTCCTCATCATGTGGGGGTACGCGCTGCAGGCGGGGAAGTCCCTCGGCGACATCGTCTCGCAGACCGTCGACTCGGTGAACCAGCTGCCCGACATGGGCAAGGCCGCGATCGGCACCGGTCTGCTGCTGCTCATCGGCGTGGTGTCCATCGGCCCGGTGCGGCGCAAGATGCCGTACGACACCTGGTACCACATCCACCTGATGACGTACGCGGCCGTGTTCCTGACGTTCTGGCACCAGATCACCACCGGCAACGACTTCGCCGTCGAGCCGACCGCGAAGACCGCCTGGTACGCGCTGTACGGCACGGTCACCGCGTTGGTCGTCTGGTACCGCGTCGTCACCCCGCTCCGGCTGAACCTGCGTCACCGCATGTACGTCGAGGCTGTCATCGAGGAGACGCCCGGCATCGTGTCGGTGCTCATCGGCGGACGCAAGCTGCACCGGATGGGCGCGGAGGCAGGTCAGTTCTTCCGCTGGCGGTTCATGGCGCCGGGGATGCGCATGAGCTCCCACCCGTACTCGCTGTCCGCGGCGCCCCGCCCGGAGCTGCTGCGGATCACCGTCAAGGCGATCGGCGACCACAGCGCGGCGCTGCGCGAGCTGACGCCCGGCACGAAGGTGTGGGCCGAGGGTCCCTACGGCGCGATGACGGCGTCCCGGCGCAGCCGCGGCAAGGTGCTGCTGGTGGCCGGCGGGGTCGGCATCACCCCGATGCGGGCGCTGTTCGAGACGCTGCCGGGCGCGGCCGGTGACATCACCCTGCTGTACCGGGCCAACAGCACGCAGGACCTGGCCCTGTGGGACGAGCTGGCGAAGATCGCCGACGAGCGCGGGGCGCGGCTGATGTACGCCGTGAACAGCCCCGACGGGGAACGCCCCGACATCTCGGCGGAGTCGCTGCAGCGGAAGATCCCCGACATCGACGGCCACGACGTTTTCATGTGCGGGCCGAACGGCTTCGCCCAGGGGGTGTACGAGGCACTGCGCGGCGCCGGGGTCCCCGCCCGCCGCATCCACCACGAGTCGTTCGAGATGTGA
- a CDS encoding FMN-binding protein, with translation MRKSHPLRRVVLATAATVSGVVLLLSLKPSSDPGAAQAAAPGAGAAQEAAQGGAGAVVSGTMTGDAAQTQYGAVQVRITVVENKITKAEAVQAPKGGTSTQKTELAVPKLNAAVVARQSANIDMVSGATYTSEGYKKSLQSAIDKANASAGASQGQGQGSGSAQAAGTFTGDAAQTQYGAVQVRITVAGGKITKAEAVQAPKGGTSDQKTQLSVPKLNQEAVAAGSADIDSVSGATYTSEGYKKSLQSALDKAKAGKGASSGSGNAGGSASGSSSGSSAGSSGSSGAAQAKTVTGSVEQTQYGPVQVRITVAGGKITKAEAVQAPKGGTSDQKTQLSVPKLNQEAVAAGSADIDSVSGATYTSEGYKKSLQSALDKAGV, from the coding sequence ATGAGGAAGAGTCACCCGCTTCGGCGGGTCGTGCTGGCCACCGCCGCCACCGTGTCCGGGGTCGTGCTGCTGCTGTCGCTGAAGCCGTCGTCCGACCCGGGCGCCGCGCAGGCGGCCGCTCCGGGCGCCGGGGCGGCGCAGGAGGCGGCCCAGGGCGGCGCGGGCGCGGTCGTGTCGGGAACGATGACCGGTGACGCGGCCCAGACCCAGTACGGGGCCGTGCAGGTCCGGATCACCGTCGTCGAGAACAAGATCACCAAGGCGGAGGCCGTACAGGCCCCCAAGGGCGGCACCAGCACCCAGAAGACGGAGCTGGCCGTCCCCAAGCTGAACGCCGCGGTGGTCGCCCGGCAGAGCGCGAACATCGACATGGTGTCCGGCGCCACCTACACCAGCGAGGGCTACAAGAAGTCCCTGCAGTCGGCGATCGACAAGGCGAACGCGAGCGCCGGGGCCTCCCAGGGCCAGGGCCAGGGCTCCGGGAGCGCCCAGGCCGCCGGCACGTTCACCGGGGACGCCGCACAGACGCAGTACGGAGCCGTGCAGGTCCGCATCACGGTGGCCGGCGGCAAGATCACCAAGGCCGAGGCGGTACAGGCCCCCAAGGGCGGCACCAGCGACCAGAAGACCCAGCTGTCCGTCCCGAAGCTGAACCAGGAGGCGGTCGCCGCCGGCAGCGCCGACATCGACTCCGTCTCCGGCGCCACCTACACCAGCGAGGGCTACAAGAAGTCCCTGCAGTCCGCGCTGGACAAGGCGAAGGCGGGCAAGGGCGCGTCGTCGGGCTCCGGGAACGCGGGCGGTTCCGCGTCCGGCTCGTCGTCCGGCTCGAGCGCGGGCTCCTCCGGCTCCTCGGGCGCCGCGCAGGCCAAGACCGTCACCGGCAGTGTCGAGCAGACGCAGTACGGGCCGGTGCAGGTCCGCATCACCGTGGCCGGCGGCAAGATCACCAAGGCCGAGGCGGTACAGGCCCCCAAGGGCGGCACCAGCGACCAGAAGACCCAGCTGTCCGTCCCGAAGCTGAACCAGGAGGCGGTCGCCGCCGGCAGCGCCGACATCGACTCCGTCTCCGGCGCCACCTACACCAGCGAGGGCTACAAGAAGTCCCTGCAGTCCGCGCTGGACAAGGCCGGTGTCTGA
- a CDS encoding arginine repressor, whose translation MSQAQDHEHPGVNGPAVPQTRTARHRRIVDILNRQAVRSQSQLAKLLSDDGLSVTQATLSRDLDELNAVKIRNTDGDLIYAVPSEGGFRTPRAPLGESAKEERMRRLSQELLISAEASANLVVLRTPPGAAQFLASAIDQAELHDILGTIAGDDTLLLISREATGGQALADHLLRLAQNGH comes from the coding sequence ATGAGTCAGGCGCAGGACCATGAGCACCCGGGGGTCAACGGGCCCGCCGTGCCGCAGACCCGCACCGCGCGTCACCGCCGGATCGTGGACATCCTCAACCGGCAGGCGGTGCGCTCGCAGAGCCAGCTGGCGAAGCTGCTGTCGGACGACGGGCTGAGCGTCACCCAGGCGACGCTCTCCCGGGACCTCGACGAGCTGAACGCGGTCAAGATCCGCAACACCGACGGCGACCTGATCTACGCGGTGCCCAGCGAGGGGGGTTTCCGCACCCCTCGGGCACCACTCGGGGAGTCGGCGAAGGAGGAGCGGATGCGGCGGCTGTCGCAGGAGCTGCTGATCTCCGCGGAGGCGTCCGCCAACCTCGTGGTCCTGCGGACCCCTCCGGGGGCCGCGCAGTTCCTCGCCTCGGCGATCGACCAGGCCGAGCTGCACGACATCCTGGGGACCATCGCCGGCGATGACACGCTGCTGCTGATCAGCCGGGAGGCGACCGGTGGGCAGGCGCTCGCCGACCATCTCCTGCGATTGGCGCAGAACGGCCACTGA
- the argB gene encoding acetylglutamate kinase, translating to MTVNHSEERKSSTRKHTALPKAQILIEALPWLVRHNGKTVVIKFGGNAMIDEDLKAAFAQDVVFLHHAGIRPVVVHGGGPQISAALDRHGIVSEFKAGLRVTTEEAMDVVRMVLAGQVQRELVGLLNQHGPLAVGLTGEDAHTITATKHQPQIDGESVDIGRVGEITAIDTGAIEALLADGRIPVVSSIARSQDDGHVYNVNADTAAAALAAALGAETLMVLTDVEGLYEDWPNSDEVISRLTASQLEKLLPELSSGMVPKMEGCLHAVRGGVNTARVIDGRVQHSILLEIFTDEGIGTMVVPDGQGEP from the coding sequence ATGACGGTCAATCACTCAGAAGAGCGAAAGTCCTCCACCCGCAAACACACCGCGCTCCCCAAGGCCCAGATCCTCATCGAGGCGCTGCCCTGGCTGGTCCGCCACAACGGCAAGACCGTCGTCATCAAGTTCGGCGGCAACGCCATGATCGACGAGGACCTGAAGGCCGCCTTCGCCCAGGACGTCGTCTTCCTGCACCACGCCGGCATCAGGCCGGTCGTCGTGCACGGCGGCGGCCCGCAGATCAGCGCCGCCCTCGACCGGCACGGCATCGTCAGCGAGTTCAAGGCCGGCCTGCGCGTCACCACCGAAGAGGCCATGGACGTCGTACGGATGGTGCTCGCCGGACAGGTCCAGCGCGAACTTGTCGGCCTGCTCAACCAGCACGGCCCGCTCGCCGTCGGACTGACCGGCGAGGACGCGCACACCATCACCGCCACCAAGCACCAGCCGCAGATCGACGGCGAGTCGGTCGACATCGGACGGGTCGGCGAGATCACCGCGATCGACACGGGCGCCATCGAGGCCCTGCTCGCCGACGGCCGCATCCCCGTCGTCTCGTCGATCGCCAGGAGCCAGGACGACGGACATGTCTACAACGTCAATGCTGATACGGCGGCTGCGGCACTCGCTGCTGCTCTGGGCGCCGAAACCCTCATGGTCCTCACCGACGTCGAAGGTCTCTACGAGGACTGGCCCAACAGCGACGAGGTGATCAGCCGCCTCACCGCCTCCCAACTGGAGAAACTGCTGCCGGAGTTGAGCTCCGGCATGGTCCCCAAGATGGAGGGCTGTCTGCACGCCGTGCGGGGCGGCGTGAACACCGCCCGCGTCATCGACGGGCGGGTCCAGCACTCGATCCTGCTGGAGATCTTCACCGACGAAGGGATCGGCACGATGGTCGTGCCGGACGGACAGGGGGAGCCGTGA
- a CDS encoding FAD:protein FMN transferase — protein MSDTVAESAAAPAVVRHAEEVMGTVFSFDVRGGDADAVRAALDEAVASLHRVNEVFSTYREGSQVSRLARGELTLEECDPEVAEVLELGAEAERASDGWFSMRYQGRLDPTGIVKGWAAERAARLIAAAGVSGVSVNGGGDVQLLGVPGPERPWRVGVSDPLRPGGLAAVVSAAGADELAVATSGTSERGAHIVDPRTGRSAVTDLVAVTVVTPRLTWADCWATAAFAMGSREALGWLESLPDVEALLITAGDEVRCTGGLASRLG, from the coding sequence GTGTCTGACACGGTGGCCGAGTCGGCGGCGGCCCCGGCCGTGGTGCGGCACGCGGAAGAGGTCATGGGGACCGTCTTCTCCTTCGACGTCCGCGGCGGCGACGCCGATGCGGTGCGGGCGGCGCTGGACGAGGCGGTCGCCTCGCTGCACCGGGTGAACGAGGTCTTCAGCACCTATCGCGAGGGCAGCCAGGTCTCCCGGCTGGCGCGCGGCGAGCTGACCCTCGAGGAGTGCGACCCCGAGGTGGCCGAGGTGCTGGAGCTGGGCGCCGAGGCGGAGCGGGCGAGCGACGGCTGGTTCAGCATGCGCTACCAGGGCCGGCTCGACCCGACGGGCATCGTGAAGGGCTGGGCCGCCGAGCGCGCGGCCCGGCTGATCGCGGCGGCGGGAGTGAGCGGGGTGAGCGTCAACGGCGGCGGGGACGTGCAGTTGCTGGGCGTCCCCGGGCCGGAGCGGCCGTGGCGGGTGGGCGTCTCCGACCCGCTGCGTCCGGGCGGGCTCGCGGCGGTGGTCTCGGCGGCGGGCGCGGACGAGCTCGCGGTGGCGACCTCCGGGACGTCGGAGCGCGGCGCCCACATCGTGGACCCGCGCACGGGCCGCTCCGCGGTGACCGACCTGGTCGCCGTGACGGTGGTGACGCCCCGGCTGACCTGGGCCGACTGCTGGGCCACCGCGGCCTTCGCCATGGGCTCGCGCGAGGCACTGGGCTGGCTGGAGTCCCTCCCGGACGTCGAGGCCCTGCTCATCACCGCAGGCGACGAGGTCCGCTGCACCGGCGGCCTGGCATCCCGGCTGGGCTGA
- a CDS encoding acetylornithine transaminase, whose product MSDANQELTARWQSAFMNNYGTPLLPLARGEGSRVWDADGKEYLDFVGGIAVNALGHAHPAVVEAVSRQIGSLGHISNFFMAEPTVALAERLLRHFGRDGRVFFCNSGAEANEAAFKMGRLTGRTHVVATEGAFHGRTMGALALTGQQGKREPFLPLPGDVTHVPFGDAQALAAAVTEETALVVLEPIQGELGVVVPPAGYLKAARAITAATGALLVLDEVQTGVGRTGQWFEYQSHEGVLPDVVTLAKGLGGGLPLGATVAFGRAADLLQPGQHGTTFGGNPVACAAGLAVLETIENEGLLENVKRQSEKLRDGIEAVGHPLIDYVRGAGLLLGIVLTEPLAPQVRQAAQEAGFLVNAPAPDVVRLMPPLNLGDGEVEAFLGALPGILDAVNGDRSGE is encoded by the coding sequence GTGAGCGACGCCAACCAGGAACTCACCGCGCGGTGGCAGAGCGCGTTCATGAACAACTACGGCACCCCGCTGCTGCCCCTGGCACGCGGCGAGGGCAGCCGGGTCTGGGACGCCGACGGCAAGGAGTACCTCGACTTCGTCGGCGGCATCGCGGTCAACGCCCTCGGTCACGCCCACCCGGCCGTCGTCGAGGCCGTGAGCCGGCAGATCGGCTCCCTCGGCCACATCTCCAACTTCTTCATGGCCGAGCCGACCGTCGCGCTCGCCGAACGGCTGCTGCGCCACTTCGGCCGGGACGGCAGGGTCTTCTTCTGCAACTCGGGCGCCGAGGCCAACGAGGCCGCCTTCAAGATGGGCCGGCTGACGGGGCGGACCCATGTGGTGGCCACCGAGGGCGCGTTCCACGGCCGGACCATGGGCGCGCTCGCGCTCACCGGCCAGCAGGGCAAGCGGGAACCGTTCCTGCCGCTGCCCGGAGACGTCACCCACGTGCCGTTCGGAGACGCCCAGGCGCTGGCCGCCGCCGTCACCGAGGAGACGGCGCTCGTCGTCCTCGAACCGATCCAGGGCGAGCTGGGCGTCGTCGTGCCGCCCGCCGGCTACCTGAAGGCCGCCCGCGCCATCACCGCCGCGACCGGCGCGCTGCTGGTCCTCGACGAGGTGCAGACCGGCGTCGGCCGGACCGGGCAGTGGTTCGAGTACCAGTCCCACGAGGGCGTCCTGCCGGACGTCGTCACCCTGGCGAAGGGCCTCGGCGGCGGACTGCCGCTGGGCGCGACGGTCGCCTTCGGGCGGGCCGCGGACCTGCTGCAGCCGGGCCAGCACGGGACCACCTTCGGCGGCAACCCGGTCGCCTGCGCCGCCGGTCTCGCCGTCCTCGAGACGATCGAGAACGAGGGGCTGCTGGAGAACGTCAAGCGGCAGAGCGAGAAGCTGCGGGACGGTATCGAGGCCGTCGGCCACCCGTTGATCGATTATGTCCGGGGCGCCGGCCTCCTCCTGGGTATCGTGCTCACCGAGCCCCTCGCGCCCCAGGTGCGTCAGGCGGCTCAGGAGGCCGGGTTCCTGGTGAATGCGCCCGCCCCCGACGTCGTCCGACTGATGCCGCCGCTGAACCTCGGCGACGGCGAGGTGGAGGCGTTCCTGGGGGCGCTGCCCGGCATCCTCGACGCAGTGAACGGGGACCGATCCGGAGAATGA
- the argC gene encoding N-acetyl-gamma-glutamyl-phosphate reductase, whose translation MVVRAAVAGASGYAGGELLRLLLAHPEVEIGALTAHSSAGQKLGALQPHLLPLAGRVLQETTPEVLAGHDVVFLALPHGQSAAVAEQLGPEVLVIDMGADFRLRNPADWERFYGSAHAGTWPYGLPELPGGRAALEGSKRIAVPGCYPTAVSLALFPAYAAGLTEPEAVIVAASGTSGAGKAPKTHLLGSEVMGSMSPYGVGGSHRHTPEMIQNLSGAAGEPVSVSFTPTLAPMSRGILATCSAKAKPGVTAESVRAAYEKAFADEPFVHLLPEGQWPATASVHGSNAVQVQVAHDPAADRVIVVSAIDNLTKGTAGGALQSMNIALGLDETTGLSTIGVAP comes from the coding sequence ATGGTGGTACGTGCGGCGGTGGCCGGAGCGAGCGGGTACGCGGGTGGTGAGCTGCTGCGCCTGCTCCTCGCGCACCCCGAGGTCGAGATCGGCGCCCTGACCGCCCATTCCAGCGCGGGGCAGAAGCTGGGCGCGCTCCAGCCGCACCTGCTGCCGCTGGCCGGCCGCGTGCTCCAGGAGACCACTCCCGAGGTCCTCGCCGGACACGACGTCGTCTTCCTCGCCCTCCCGCACGGGCAGTCCGCCGCGGTCGCCGAGCAGCTCGGCCCGGAGGTCCTCGTCATCGACATGGGCGCCGACTTCCGGCTGAGGAACCCGGCCGACTGGGAACGTTTCTACGGCTCCGCGCACGCCGGGACCTGGCCCTACGGCCTCCCCGAACTGCCGGGCGGCCGCGCCGCGCTGGAGGGGTCCAAGCGCATCGCGGTCCCCGGCTGCTATCCGACGGCCGTCTCGCTCGCGCTCTTCCCGGCGTACGCGGCGGGCCTGACCGAGCCGGAGGCCGTGATCGTCGCCGCCTCCGGCACCTCCGGTGCGGGCAAGGCGCCCAAGACGCACCTGCTGGGCTCCGAGGTCATGGGGTCGATGTCGCCGTACGGCGTGGGCGGCAGCCACCGGCACACCCCGGAGATGATCCAGAACCTCAGCGGCGCCGCGGGGGAGCCGGTCTCCGTCTCCTTCACGCCCACCCTCGCGCCGATGTCCCGCGGCATCCTCGCCACGTGCAGCGCCAAGGCGAAGCCCGGCGTCACCGCCGAGTCCGTGCGCGCCGCCTACGAGAAGGCCTTCGCCGACGAGCCGTTCGTCCACCTCCTCCCCGAGGGGCAGTGGCCCGCGACGGCGTCCGTCCACGGCTCCAACGCCGTGCAGGTGCAGGTCGCCCACGACCCGGCGGCGGACCGCGTCATCGTCGTCAGCGCGATCGACAACCTGACCAAGGGCACCGCCGGCGGCGCCCTGCAGAGCATGAACATCGCCCTCGGACTCGACGAGACCACCGGGCTTTCCACGATCGGAGTCGCACCGTGA
- a CDS encoding alpha-L-arabinofuranosidase C-terminal domain-containing protein, with translation MPRSATPTAPTARTRWRIGLPLTALLTAAALLPAPAHAESVTDYAITVDPSAKGAKIDDTMYGVFFEDINRAADGGLYAELVQNRSFEYAAVDNRSYTPLTSWAVDGTAQVLDDAGRLHDRNRNYLSLAAGSSVTNSGYNTGVRVEQGKKYDFSVWARAEHGSTLTVSLQDADGALAPARTVAVRTGGWVQYRTSFTAARTSSNGRLTVGSSAAAALDMVSLFPRDTYRNEPNGLRKDLAEKVAALHPGFVRFPGGCLVNTGSMQDYSEASGWQRARSYQWKDTVGPVEQRAVNSNFWGYNQSYGLGYYEYFRFAEDIGAMPLPVVPALVTGCGQNRAVVDEALLKRHIQDTLDLIEFANGPVTSTWGKKRARMGHPKPFHLTHLEVGNEENLPTEFFARFKEFRAAIAAKYPDVTVISNSGPDDSGSTFDTAWQLNRDAEVDMVDEHYYNSPQWFLQNNDRYDSYDRSGPKVFLGEYASQGNAFKNGLAEAAFMTGLERNADVVKLASYAPLFANEDYVQWRPDLVWFNDHASWNSANYEVQKLFMTNVGDRVVPSTATGTPSLQGPITGAVGLSTWATSAAYDDVKVTGADGASLLSDDFSGDASRWTHTGGGGWSVQDGQYVQTDTAAENTMVSAGDPAWHDYDLHVKATKKSGKEGFLVAFGVKDTGNFYWWNLGGWNNTQSAVEQAVDGGKSTLISKAGSVETGRAYDVDVKVRGRQVTLYLDGQEWGSFTDDKPAEPFRQVVTKDRKTGDLIVKVVNAQASDARTAIDLGGAGVASKAKATTLVAAPDAVNTETATPVAPVTSTVTGVAGKFTYTFPANSVTFLRIKQR, from the coding sequence ATGCCACGCAGCGCCACCCCCACCGCCCCCACCGCCCGCACGCGCTGGAGAATCGGCCTTCCCCTCACCGCCCTGCTGACCGCCGCCGCCCTTCTCCCGGCCCCGGCGCACGCCGAGTCCGTGACCGACTACGCGATCACCGTCGACCCGTCCGCCAAGGGCGCGAAGATCGACGACACGATGTACGGCGTCTTCTTCGAGGACATCAACCGGGCGGCCGACGGCGGTCTGTACGCCGAACTCGTGCAGAACCGCTCCTTCGAGTACGCCGCCGTCGACAACAGGTCGTACACCCCGCTGACGTCCTGGGCGGTCGACGGCACGGCGCAGGTTCTCGACGACGCCGGGCGTCTCCACGACCGCAACCGCAACTACCTGTCGCTGGCCGCCGGCTCGTCCGTGACGAACTCCGGGTACAACACCGGCGTCCGGGTCGAGCAGGGCAAGAAGTACGACTTCTCGGTGTGGGCCCGCGCCGAGCACGGCAGCACCCTCACCGTGAGCCTCCAGGACGCCGACGGGGCGCTGGCCCCCGCCCGCACGGTCGCCGTGCGCACCGGCGGCTGGGTCCAGTACCGGACGTCCTTCACCGCCGCCCGCACCAGCAGCAACGGCCGTCTGACGGTGGGCTCCTCGGCCGCGGCCGCCCTCGACATGGTGTCGCTGTTCCCCCGGGACACCTACCGCAACGAGCCCAACGGGCTGCGCAAGGACCTCGCCGAGAAGGTCGCCGCCCTGCACCCGGGCTTCGTGCGCTTCCCCGGCGGCTGCCTGGTGAACACCGGTTCCATGCAGGACTACAGTGAGGCGTCCGGCTGGCAGCGCGCCCGGTCCTACCAGTGGAAGGACACCGTCGGGCCCGTCGAGCAGCGCGCGGTCAACTCCAACTTCTGGGGCTACAACCAGAGTTACGGCCTCGGCTACTACGAGTACTTCCGCTTCGCCGAGGACATCGGCGCGATGCCGCTGCCCGTGGTCCCCGCCCTGGTCACCGGCTGCGGCCAGAACAGGGCGGTGGTCGACGAGGCGCTGCTGAAGCGGCACATCCAGGACACGCTCGACCTCATCGAGTTCGCCAACGGCCCGGTCACCTCCACCTGGGGCAAGAAGCGCGCCCGGATGGGCCACCCCAAGCCCTTCCACCTCACCCACCTCGAGGTCGGCAACGAGGAGAACCTCCCCACCGAGTTCTTCGCCCGCTTCAAGGAGTTCCGCGCCGCCATCGCGGCCAAGTACCCGGACGTCACCGTCATCTCCAACTCCGGCCCGGACGACTCCGGTTCGACCTTCGACACGGCCTGGCAGCTCAACCGGGACGCCGAGGTCGACATGGTCGACGAGCACTACTACAACAGTCCGCAGTGGTTCCTGCAGAACAACGACCGCTACGACTCCTACGACCGCAGCGGCCCGAAGGTCTTCCTCGGCGAGTACGCCTCCCAGGGCAACGCCTTCAAGAACGGCCTGGCCGAGGCTGCGTTCATGACCGGCCTCGAACGCAACGCCGACGTCGTCAAGCTCGCCTCCTACGCGCCGCTGTTCGCCAACGAGGACTACGTCCAGTGGCGCCCGGACCTGGTGTGGTTCAACGACCACGCCTCCTGGAACTCCGCCAACTACGAGGTCCAGAAGCTGTTCATGACCAACGTCGGCGACCGGGTGGTGCCCTCGACGGCCACCGGCACCCCCTCCCTCCAGGGCCCGATCACGGGCGCCGTCGGCCTGTCGACCTGGGCGACGAGCGCCGCGTACGACGACGTGAAGGTGACCGGCGCGGACGGCGCGTCGCTGCTGAGCGACGACTTCTCCGGCGACGCCTCGCGGTGGACGCACACCGGCGGCGGCGGCTGGTCCGTCCAGGACGGGCAGTACGTGCAGACCGACACCGCCGCAGAGAACACCATGGTCTCGGCCGGTGACCCCGCCTGGCACGACTACGACCTGCATGTGAAGGCCACCAAGAAGTCCGGCAAGGAAGGCTTCCTCGTCGCGTTCGGCGTCAAGGACACCGGCAACTTCTACTGGTGGAACCTGGGCGGCTGGAACAACACCCAGTCCGCCGTCGAGCAGGCCGTGGACGGCGGCAAGTCGACGCTGATCTCCAAGGCCGGGTCCGTCGAGACGGGCCGCGCCTACGACGTCGACGTCAAGGTGCGCGGGCGGCAGGTCACCCTCTACCTCGACGGCCAGGAGTGGGGCAGCTTCACCGACGACAAGCCCGCCGAGCCGTTCCGGCAGGTCGTCACCAAGGACCGGAAGACCGGCGACCTGATCGTCAAGGTCGTCAACGCCCAGGCCTCGGACGCCCGCACGGCGATCGACCTCGGCGGCGCCGGGGTCGCCTCGAAGGCGAAGGCCACCACCCTCGTCGCGGCCCCGGACGCGGTCAACACGGAGACCGCGACGCCGGTCGCCCCGGTGACCTCCACCGTCACCGGGGTCGCCGGGAAGTTCACCTACACCTTCCCGGCGAACTCGGTCACCTTCCTGCGGATCAAGCAGCGGTAA